Proteins found in one Kluyveromyces marxianus DMKU3-1042 DNA, complete genome, chromosome 2 genomic segment:
- the ARC40 gene encoding Arc40p, translating to MSDIAAQFKLVKGPIYSHCFNTDRSLLAITYDTDCYVYKIGASKQPQLVAVLPDHDKTVTAVDISVHGRIVTCSQDRNAIVWEPLSNGTYKPTLVLLRINRAATCVSWASTGYKFAVGSSARIIAVCYYEQENDWWVSKHIKKPIKSTINALSWHANSVLLACGGTDGYARVFSGFIKGLDSKEQVASSPWGEKFPFGSLVREWYQGAWIHDIKWRSSIDHVAYVAHDGSLTIVDYTDSQYSIDNPEGLPFKTLCWINDHEILAAGFSNHPVLFSEGSNGWKLSKILDAPAKAPVRTPAIGSDDADEDENANFGMSALRKFKELDLKGKVSQHEEKSTHENAITELSPYAESNNNVTKVSSVALDGKLVIYKL from the coding sequence ATGTCTGATATCGCTGCTCAATTCAAGTTGGTCAAGGGACCAATCTACTCGCACTGCTTCAACACTGATAGAAGCTTGTTAGCCATTACATATGACACTGACTGTTATGTTTACAAGATTGGGGCCTCTAAGCAGCCTCAGTTAGTTGCAGTTTTGCCAGACCACGATAAAACAGTTACTGCTGTTGATATTTCTGTGCATGGACGTATTGTGACCTGTTCCCAAGACAGAAATGCGATTGTGTGGGAGCCATTGTCGAATGGAACTTACAAGCCTACGttggtgttgttgagaATCAACCGTGCAGCTACCTGTGTTTCATGGGCATCCACTGGGTACAAGTTTGCTGTTGGGTCCAGTGCCAGGATCATTGCTGTGTGTTATTACGAGCAAGAGAACGACTGGTGGGTTTCGAAGCACATCAAGAAGCCAATCAAGTCGACCATCAATGCTCTATCATGGCACGCAAATAGCGTTCTCTTGGCCTGTGGTGGTACCGATGGGTATGCCCGTGTATTTTCTGGTTTCATCAAGGGTCTTGACAGCAAGGAACAAGTTGCTTCTTCGCCTTGGGGTGAAAAGTTCCCATTCGGTTCTCTGGTCAGAGAATGGTACCAGGGAGCTTGGATCCACGACATCAAGTGGAGATCGTCCATCGACCACGTTGCATATGTAGCACATGATGGCTCCTTAACCATTGTGGACTATACCGACTCCCAATACTCTATCGACAACCCTGAAGGTCTCCCATTCAAGACGTTATGCTGGATCAACGATCACGAAATCTTGGCTGCTGGTTTCTCCAACCACCCAGTCTTGTTCAGCGAGGGTTCCAACGGCTGGAAGCTATCCAAGATCTTGGACGCTCCTGCCAAGGCCCCTGTCAGAACCCCGGCCATCGGCTCAGATGATGCTGATGAAGACGAAAACGCAAACTTCGGTATGTCTGCTTTGAGAAAGTTCAAGGAACTTGACTTGAAGGGTAAGGTCAGCCAACACGAGGAGAAATCCACTCACGAAAACGCCATCACCGAGTTGTCCCCATACGCTGAGTCCAACAATAACGTCACAAAGGTTTCCTCCGTGGCATTGGACGGGAAGCTCGTCATTTACAAGTTGTAA
- the CUE3 gene encoding Cue3p, which produces MTTMRRYQRVIEVNGREKVSLPIVKFPPFKLRAAMIEKDPVIWLHLLEVYVSHIRYLLHGDNLDFISDQTYDHLCVFTRAYLHEMSDEEGKLLSLGMNSEVLEQLRLLRAYMFQLIKSCGLLYLQISTETLWDIVRVYVAQNPYTVRKLVDGSLKPTINTQKAQLDRTYQIQQHIRNLIEANKFSRVDLKTLELLLNAGPPSKNTFADNFVSTKWVDTLESMYGKEPGSYLSDWGKKLGVLSYLSCSVGNLADLLKEMGVTNLQTLSMYPLLGSLLIDPEFQKRVPMIKSKIGFIDVLESDDSESQSHSKASVKLNAVDESKLSMIKELFPDLNTHQITQLLLRYDNNTEIIINNLFENPSIIDSLEDEETVQQEQDIEQQQHQDQSKPYEISAQEHQRKKTALPTITPQDKIVKKEISFPVNDVPDSIRNKTLSRALALLYDATEDERDDTYDEAEVKQASSSRVSIDIGTKSTGNNEEETHQPETTSKYDQIEGYLWELLKRDKVLFTRQKRGSKQRSDMKKQTGWSDEQIEGWSRMIEKSPKRAQLLEEKYIFKGNVRQGKKNKNYNNTRIEDADTENEEEESKDEKPGGKSKTGNKPNQPVSKEQQKRKNARNEKNKSSRANHNRKAGHDKKLARSGGP; this is translated from the coding sequence ATGACAACTATGAGGAGATATCAGAGAGTGATTGAGGTGAACGGAAGGGAGAAAGTATCACTTCCAATCGTTAAGTTTCCGCCTTTTAAACTTCGGGCAGCAATGATCGAAAAGGACCCGGTAATCTGGTTGCACTTACTGGAGGTATACGTTAGTCATATAAGGTATCTATTGCATGGTGATAATCTTGACTTTATAAGTGATCAAACTTATGATCATTTGTGCGTTTTCACGAGGGCATACTTGCATGAGATGAGCGATGAGGAAGGTAAGTTGTTGTCATTGGGAATGAATAGTGAAGTGTTGGAGCAGCTTAGACTTTTGCGGGCATATATGTTTCAATTGATCAAGAGTTGTGGATTGTTGTATCTACAGATTAGTACGGAAACGCTATGGGATATAGTAAGAGTCTACGTTGCGCAAAACCCATATACCGTGAGAAAACTAGTAGATGGATCGTTGAAACCTACAATCAACACACAGAAAGCACAGCTAGATCGGACTTACCAGATACAGCAACACATAAGAAATCTGATTGAGGCCAATAAGTTTAGCAGGGTTGACTTGAAAACATTAGAGCTTCTCTTGAATGCTGGGCCACCATCAAAGAATACTTTCGCAGATAATTTTGTCAGCACAAAATGGGTCGATACTCTCGAGTCTATGTATGGAAAAGAGCCCGGTAGTTACCTTTCTGACTGGGGTAAGAAGTTAGGAGTCTTGAGTTACTTATCATGTAGTGTGGGCAACCTCGCTGATTTATTGAAAGAGATGGGTGTGACTAATTTACAAACGCTTTCGATGTACCCTCTTTTGGGATCACTCTTGATAGATCCAGAGTTTCAGAAGAGAGTACCGATGATCAAATCGAAGATAGGATTTATAGATGTTCTGGAAAGCGATGACTCTGAATCTCAGTCACATTCCAAAGCCTCTGTTAAGCTAAACGCAGTTGATGAATCGAAATTGAGCATGATCAAGGAACTTTTCCCTGATCTTAATACTCATCAAATTACACAGTTGTTGTTACGTTACGATAATAATACagaaattattattaacaaCCTTTTCGAGAACCCATCCATTATTGATTCATTAGAGGACGAAGAAACAGTGCAGCAAGAGCAGGATattgaacaacaacaacaccaagATCAATCAAAGCCATACGAGATTTCTGCACAAGAacaccaaagaaagaaaacagcaCTACCGACAATTACTCCACAAGATAAAATCGTTAAAAAGGAAATATCTTTCCCGGTAAACGATGTTCCAGACTCTATCAGGAACAAAACACTCTCGAGAGCATTGGCTCTCTTATATGATGCAACAGAAGACGAAAGGGACGATACATACGATGAGGCTGAGGTCAAACAAGCCAGTTCTAGTCGTGTTAGTATTGATATTGGCACTAAATCAACGGgaaataatgaagaagagacacATCAACCAGAAACAACGTCGAAGTATGATCAAATCGAAGGTTATTTATgggaattgttgaagagaGATAAAGTGCTATTTACTCGACAGAAAAGAGGATCTAAACAACGTTCCGATatgaaaaaacaaaccGGGTGGTCTGATGAACAGATTGAAGGGTGGTCCAGAATGATTGAGAAGAGTCCTAAGAGAGCGCAATtgcttgaagaaaaatatatctTTAAAGGTAACGTTCGCcagggaaagaagaacaaaaactatAACAACACCAGAATCGAAGACGCGGATACTGAAAATGAGGAGGAAGAATCCAAAGACGAAAAACCAGGCGGAAAGTCTAAGACTGGCAACAAACCTAATCAACCAGTATCAAAAGAGCAacaaaagaggaaaaatgcaagaaatgaaaagaataaatcaAGCCGCGCAAACCATAATAGGAAGGCAGGCCATGACAAAAAGTTGGCAAGAAGCGGCGGACCTTAA
- the NSA1 gene encoding ribosome biosynthesis protein NSA1: protein MRVLVASDDSGSLKEIVFNKGTNTSVQTALQPFHLDMHLSQGLGNRVDKMWQVGKLGYVVARHSGSLELISGKRVAKAVDESMSPKYDVSEFEVKDIISGLFKQEVLDKLSSKSKKRTKIEDQFVDLYALPNKKNTLLAATKSGQIIVFKVDVKAWKLSVLAKHEVKAPVEFLVLNDLLEDKEKYTLAYGGEENLVKLIEMSSDLKTVSQVWAAKNVPFDKIGLRVPAWDMALRFIASEKEGVFQMLTVTKYAQYRKYSTDAEDCRPIQSVDLLPKGEQLAYCKILGKTSALGNSVCSNFDDIEFLTADSRRDVYQFNGKGRLLRKIGKGDITGFASCVTVTDKYILQGGLDRYFRVFGLSDYKLLAKIFTGGKISDILLLEEEDLELPLSEKELKQKKKKLAKRKFTEDEEEAENEELWKKLTAKKKKSEK, encoded by the coding sequence ATGCGTGTGTTAGTAGCAAGCGATGATAGTggttctttgaaagaaatagtGTTCAACAAGGGCACGAATACGTCAGTTCAAACTGCATTGCAGCCGTTCCATCTTGACATGCACTTGTCACAAGGTTTGGGCAACAGGGTGGATAAGATGTGGCAGGTTGGCAAGCTGGGATATGTTGTTGCTAGACACAGTGGTAGTTTGGAACTTATTTCTGGCAAAAGGGTTGCGAAGGCTGTTGATGAAAGCATGAGTCCTAAGTACGATGTGTCTGAATTTGAGGTTAAGGACATAATAAGCGGGCTATTCAAGCAGGAGGTGCTAGATAAACTTAGTAGCAAGTCTAAGAAGCGCACGAAGATTGAGGATCAATTTGTGGATCTCTATGCGTTgccaaacaagaagaatacgCTATTGGCTGCAACGAAGTCTGGTCAGATTATTGTGTTCAAAGTGGACGTGAAGGCATGGAAGCTATCTGTGCTGGCCAAACACGAAGTAAAAGCACCTGTTGAGTTTTTGGTGCTCAATGACTTGTTGGAGGACAAGGAGAAGTACACCCTGGCGTATGGTGGTGAGGAAAACTTGGTGAAGTTGATTGAGATGTCGTCGGACTTGAAGACAGTTTCTCAAGTGTGGGCAGCCAAAAATGTTCCTTTCGATAAGATTGGTTTGAGAGTTCCTGCATGGGACATGGCACTCAGATTTATTGCATCGGAAAAGGAAGGGGTGTTCCAGATGTTAACGGTCACGAAATATGCACAATACAGAAAGTACTCCACGGATGCAGAAGATTGCAGGCCTATACAATCCGTAGACCTGCTACCTAAGGGTGAGCAATTGGCGTACTGTAAGATTCTTGGCAAGACGTCTGCTTTGGGAAACTCTGTGTGTTCGAACTTTGATGACATAGAGTTCTTGACTGCTGACTCTAGAAGAGACGTTTACCAGTTTAATGGGAAGGGCCGTCTGCTAAGAAAAATTGGTAAGGGTGATATCACCGGTTTTGCAAGTTGCGTGACTGTTACtgacaaatatatattgcAAGGAGGTTTAGACAGGTATTTCCGTGTATTTGGTTTATCTGATTACAAGCTTCTGGCGAAGATCTTCACTGGTGGTAAGATATCAGATATCCTTCTCTTAGAAGAGGAAGACTTGGAACTACCATTGAGCGAAAAGGAActgaaacaaaagaagaagaagttggcCAAAAGAAAGTTCACAGAAGACGAGGAAGAGGCGGAAAACGAAGAGCTTTGGAAAAAATTGACCgctaagaagaaaaagtcTGAGAAATAA
- the SLD3 gene encoding Sld3p, with product MEPSEDPWVLVSSFVKLPPDFEVNRDSVNIIDISSPEFDRVKNQISNADVVLKHLLRRGQQNILLERYFQDGWVRWDLQKLPVLDNVGHGIPNYKRQASNHYDFKTLDEWSQLKIEAIFPYWKEDEHRIPDGDLYEQLPLIMKPPKLSNRTEDKSMEKDPVAYVKKKYYEILYSLNIPLAHFVKSKLSRTKVLCKQQGSEYKDVLRSVLVDLSGFDTRYTVDHNGLLNYDDIPEECKTFRKEIIQETLNVDNNVLSKNKDVTTDIASILKVRDIKLQIIILLEIISENNLDGSMKQYEANYENKLSERSLNMVTAVTRFSRRRKKSKADAPKIAKATSAVDYCQHMDILLDKLGIAEALISTEISMQSEQPPANKSIHEYKRGIVDKNKEMSSKGFLGYVVIPYWYKKLPFVVTFISNKIKGPRIENKVPKGNNSSNSASNYNQLRSSSVTSNTSDRSTSPQVPPLLRTRTNSNLIDFLEGETTKKKPTLASRSSSDIKLNHLEKRQMSVQDLSLDEIMKQKQQVLQEFSAVRSVLVNGKSVSFTQSHSNSFQRVGKRKIDSTTLPKTDEKSEDDIHVTATPMKPDEEIKISPIFVASPAVANTNMKSPVKESPIKNKPKRVRRRLFAP from the coding sequence ATGGAACCCTCAGAAGATCCATGGGTTCTGGTGTCATCTTTTGTTAAGCTTCCTCCGGATTTTGAGGTAAACAGAGATTCGGTGAACATTATAGACATCTCATCACCTGAATTCGACCGTGTAAAGAACCAGATATCAAACGCGGATGTTGTATTGAAGCATCTCCTGCGACGTGGGCAACAGAATATTCTACTAGAACGTTATTTCCAAGATGGTTGGGTACGATGGGATCTACAAAAGCTTCCAGTTCTGGATAACGTTGGTCATGGCATTCCTAATTACAAAAGACAAGCGAGCAACCATTATGACTTTAAAACATTGGACGAATGGTCTCAGTTGAAAATTGAAGCTATTTTTCCCTATTGGAAGGAAGATGAGCATCGAATTCCAGACGGTGATCTATACGAACAGTTACCACTAATCATGAAGCCTCCGAAATTATCGAATAGAACAGAAGACAAATCAATGGAAAAAGATCCAGTAGCATatgtgaagaagaagtattACGAAATACTGTATTCGCTTAATATACCCCTAGCACACTTTGTGAAGTCAAAACTATCTAGAACCAAAGTTTTATGCAAACAACAAGGAAGTGAATATAAGGACGTTTTGAGATCAGTTTTAGTCGACCTATCAGGTTTCGACACCCGATATACTGTCGATCATAATGGACTGCTTAACTATGATGATATCCCTGAAGAATGTAAAACATTCCGCAAAGAAATCATTCAAGAAACGCTTAATGTTGACAACAATGTATTATCAAAGAATAAAGACGTTACCACGGACATTGCCAGTATATTAAAGGTAAGAGATATCAAGCTACAAATCATAATTCTACTAGAAATTATATCAGAAAATAATTTGGATGGATCGATGAAACAATATGAAGCAAATTATGAGAATAAACTTAGCGAACGATCTCTAAATATGGTCACTGCAGTAACAAGGTTTTCtaggagaaggaaaaaatcTAAGGCAGATGCTCCTAAAATAGCAAAAGCAACATCAGCGGTTGATTATTGCCAACATATGGATATCCTTCTAGATAAACTAGGAATTGCAGAAGCGTTAATATCGACAGAAATATCAATGCAATCGGAACAACCCCCAGCTAACAAGTCCATTCACGAGTATAAACGCGGAATAGTTgataaaaataaagaaatgTCATCAAAAGGGTTCTTGGGTTACGTTGTGATACCGTACTGGTATAAAAAACTGCCGTTTGTTGTTACATTCATTTCTAATAAGATAAAAGGACCAAGAATTGAGAATAAGGTACCGAAGggcaacaacagcagcaattCAGCTTCCAATTATAATCAATTAAGGTCAAGTTCAGTTACCTCTAACACTAGTGATCGAAGTACGTCCCCTCAAGTCCCACCATTATTGCGTACGAGAACGAACTCTAATTTGATAGACTTTTTAGAAGGGGAAACaacgaagaaaaaaccaACTCTTGCATCCAGATCATCATCTGATATTAAACTCAATCATCTTGAAAAACGACAGATGTCTGTTCAAGACTTATCTTTGGATGAAAtaatgaaacaaaaacagcAAGTACTTCAAGAGTTTAGTGCAGTTAGGTCTGTTTTAGTTAACGGTAAATCGGTAAGTTTCACTCAATCGCACAGCAATTCATTTCAAAGAGTTGGTAAGCGCAAGATTGATAGCACAACGTTACCTAAAACAGATGAGAAATCTGAAGACGATATTCATGTTACAGCCACTCCAATGAAaccagatgaagaaataaaaatttcTCCCATTTTCGTGGCTTCGCCAGCTGTTGCCAACACTAACATGAAGTCTCCAGTAAAGGAATCGCCAATAAAGAATAAACCCAAAAGAGTGCGTAGAAGGTTATTTGCTCCATAA
- the SWC5 gene encoding Swc5p, producing the protein MPEKEELKKTDDLPGLEFDEDSYHESEDEDFDPNKELDTSTGGLPASNSIKGSDIGSPENSDSDADGSFNDEDNEEEKKYNSIVSESGGLIKTRRARLQEEQDALKNKYEKLDVGETSEGSLDLWAKLKQRAYERARFNGSVMDHEAGSVTDSTEETKILIERTYVFAGEVIKEKKWVPRHSAAAQEYLNSIKFKNDKKATNNGDQKQQSQQQSQQKRPQGKNDSGLPLKRHLKRPPILEQIISGALKPKLTTLEKSKLDWATYVDKEGIHEELNLHNKDGYLAKQDFLNRVESSKDEKYREIRKLQLLQSEQQK; encoded by the coding sequence ATGccagagaaagaagagcttAAAAAGACAGACGATTTGCCTGGTCTAGAATTTGACGAGGATAGTTACCACGAATCCGAAGATGAGGATTTTGATCCGAACAAAGAGCTAGACACCAGCACCGGAGGTCTACCGGCATCTAATAGCATCAAAGGTTCAGATATTGGCTCTCCAGAAAATTCAGACAGTGATGCTGATGGCTCATTCAATGACGAAgacaatgaagaagagaagaagtatAACAGCATTGTTAGTGAAAGTGGTGGTCTCATCAAGACTAGAAGAGCAAGGTTACAGGAAGAGCAAgatgctttgaaaaatAAGTACGAGAAGTTAGATGTTGGAGAAACGTCTGAAGGATCTCTCGATTTATGGGCCAAATTGAAGCAGCGTGCTTACGAAAGAGCGAGGTTCAATGGCTCAGTAATGGATCATGAAGCCGGCTCAGTCACAGATTCAACGGAAGAAACTAAAATATTGATTGAAAGAACATACGTATTTGCAGGAGAAGTTATTAAGGAGAAAAAATGGGTACCGCGGCATAGTGCAGCTGCACAAGAATACCTTAATAGtatcaaattcaagaacGATAAGAAGGCTACCAACAATGGAGATCAGAAACAGCAATCACAGCAGCAATCGCAACAGAAAAGACCTCAGGGGAAAAATGATTCCGGGCTTCCTTTGAAAAGACATCTAAAGCGACCTCCAATTCTAGAACAAATCATATCTGGTGCTTTGAAGCCTAAACTTACAACTTTAGAAAAGTCCAAACTTGATTGGGCAACCTACGTTGATAAAGAAGGTATTCATGAAGAATTGAACTTGCATAATAAGGATGGTTACTTAGCAAAACAAGATTTCTTGAATAGAGTTGAGTCATCAAAGGATGAAAAATATAGAGAAATACGGAAGTTACAGCTACTGCAATCGGAGCAGCAGAAATAG
- the DAD3 gene encoding Dad3p yields the protein MSSEMTPLQKSVLERYQSLAESLRELKETLSDLNNTHENSKPEEILQEMREIEVKISLVSTLMKGAVYSLVLQRWADKNPQV from the coding sequence ATGTCTTCGGAAATGACGCCTTTACAGAAAAGCGTGCTTGAAAGGTACCAATCACTAGCGGAGTCGCTACgagaattgaaggaaacGCTTTCTGATCTAAACAATACTCATGAGAATTCGAAACCGGAAGAAATCTTGCAAGAAATGCGAGAAATTGAGGTGAAGATATCGCTAGTCAGTACCCTAATGAAGGGGGCTGTTTATTCGCTTGTGCTGCAGCGGTGGGCTGATAAAAATCCGCAGGTATGA
- the PBP2 gene encoding telomere maintenance protein PBP2 has protein sequence MVEEELETLEPVYSPNSLKRKPDRESLEAGIKRVALEDNECENETENGSKGEEISNYINMRMLCLMKQASKVVGGKGDRVNKIKAETNTRINVSDNINGVIERVIFVRGKCEEVARAFGKIVRAINNESDDDSNEKSLPLVVNLLIPHHFMGCIIGRQGSRLHEIEDLSAARLIASPQQLPMSNDRILSLTGVADAIHIATYYIGQTILENEPKLKNKKSIFYHPGPMHSVLVNNYQMYVVYPNGAPSNTSLAPISPDGIPISVPGAAHQEHHQYHPMDKRMMNRRTKPVITKAPMNGSQRLAQPYADIIESCKHVRIPLQPSLHGMSPHLVTPQEVFIDNKFVGNVIGKGGKNIQQIKQSTGCMIKINDPVDGLEERKLVLIGTPLATQTAIMMINNRIDMDKRKRQESMMVIE, from the coding sequence AtggtggaagaagaactagaGACATTGGAACCGGTCTACTCCCCGAATTCGCTAAAAAGGAAGCCAGACCGTGAAAGTCTGGAGGCTGGTATAAAACGAGTTGCATTAGAAGATAATGAATGCGAGAACGAGACTGAGAATGGCTCCAAAGGTGAGGAAATTAGTAATTATATTAACATGCGTATGCTATGTTTGATGAAGCAGGCTTCAAAGGTTGTAGGTGGTAAAGGGGATCGTGTCAATAAAATTAAGGCTGAGACAAACACGCGGATCAATGTGTCAGATAACATCAATGGTGTGATAGAACGTGTGATATTTGTCCGAGGAAAATGCGAGGAGGTTGCTAGAGCGTTTGGAAAAATCGTGAGAGCAATTAATAATGAGAGCGATGATGATTCGAACGAAAAGTCGCTTCCCCTAGTTGTAAATCTGTTAATTCCACACCATTTTATGGGTTGTATTATTGGGAGACAAGGTTCGAGACTTCATGAAATTGAGGACTTGAGTGCAGCAAGGCTAATTGCAAGTCCGCAACAGCTTCCTATGTCGAATGATCGAATTTTGTCATTGACTGGTGTAGCAGACGCGATTCATATTGCGACATACTATATTGGTCAGACTATACTAGAGAATGAGccaaaattgaagaataaaaaatcaatattcTACCATCCAGGTCCAATGCATTCAGTCCTGGTTAATAATTACCAAATGTATGTTGTTTACCCCAATGGAGCACCATCAAACACTTCTCTTGCGCCTATCTCTCCAGATGGAATTCCTATATCTGTCCCTGGGGCAGCCCACCAAGAGCACCACCAGTATCATCCAATGGATAAAAGAATGATGAATAGAAGAACAAAGCCAGTCATTACCAAAGCTCCGATGAATGGCTCGCAACGACTAGCTCAACCTTATGCAGATATCATAGAATCGTGCAAGCATGTTAGAATTCCATTGCAGCCATCGTTACATGGTATGTCACCTCATCTAGTTACTCCACAGGAAGTATTCATTGACAATAAGTTCGTGGGAAATGTTATTGGAAAAGGTGGTAAAAATATTCAGCAGATTAAACAGTCTACTGGATGTATGATTAAAATCAACGACCCTGTGGATGGTTTGGAAGAGCGTAAATTGGTGCTGATCGGCACTCCACTAGCTACACAGACAGCTATAATGATGATCAATAATAGAATTGATATGgataaaagaaagagacaagAAAGCATGATGGTGATTGAATAA
- the TAF6 gene encoding TATA-binding protein-associated factor TAF6 has product MSQQQQQQQQQQQSYTIWSPHDTVKDVADSLGIANINEDVLRSLAMDVEYRILEIVEQAVKFKRHSKRSTLTTSDVAKALRVLNVEPLYGFEEGSSRDEAIKFNKLDNVNGQTLYYLDDEEVDFEKLINTPLPEVPRLPTFTAHWLAVEGIQPAIPQNPNINELRLSQVPLQRGAIVSPLNENSVQTSLQTTDDEERQNTANRTVATQVKPGAANEAKPLVKHVLSKELQIYFEKIVSALTNKDDDTNAQRMKAAALTSLKSDTGLHQLVPYFIQFIAEQITHHLEDLELLTTMLEMIYSLLSNQSVFLDPYIHSLMPSILTLLLAKRLGGNGSKSATEDKKSDEQNKKDFLEKTNAVRDFASSLLLHVLKKFPKVHKSLKPRVTRTLLKTFLDINRSFGTYYGCIRGVSVLGNETIRFFLGNLQNWSKLVFEEYDSSPSESVKKGKNLTELEIKLLANLIVTTLENLKSDLPSSYDSKDEITEEEKTRLKERCGITVSNIILEKEDARKLYDAIFFGEL; this is encoded by the coding sequence ATGtcacaacagcaacaacaacaacagcaacagcagcagtcCTACACGATTTGGTCGCCGCATGATACGGTCAAAGATGTTGCAGACAGCCTCGGGATTGCAAATATTAATGAGGATGTGTTGAGATCGTTGGCTATGGATGTGGAGTATCGGATTTTGGAGATTGTAGAACAGGCAGTGAAGTTTAAAAGACACAGTAAGAGATCCACACTAACCACGAGCGATGTAGCCAAAGCGTTGAGAGTGCTCAATGTGGAACCATTGTATGGATTTGAGGAAGGTTCTAGTAGAGATGAAGCCATTAAGTTTAATAAGCTGGACAATGTGAATGGACAGACATTGTACTATTTggacgatgaagaagttgatttCGAGAAGTTAATCAATACGCCATTGCCAGAAGTGCCTAGGCTTCCAACATTTACTGCTCACTGGCTTGCAGTGGAAGGAATCCAGCCTGCTATCCCACAAAATCCAAATATAAACGAGCTAAGGTTAAGTCAGGTACCGCTACAACGGGGTGCTATCGTTTCTCCGTTGAACGAAAATTCTGTGCAAACTTCGTTACAAACCACTGACGACGAAGAAAGACAGAACACTGCCAACAGGACCGTTGCTACCCAGGTTAAACCTGGTGCAGCTAATGAGGCAAAACCATTGGTTAAGCATGTCTTATCAAAAGAACTTCAAATCTACTTTGAGAAAATTGTTAGTGCTCTAACGAATAAAGATGACGATACTAATGCCCAACGTATGAAGGCCGCTGCTTTAACATCGTTGAAATCCGATACAGGATTGCATCAACTAGTGCCGTACTTCATTCAATTTATTGCTGAACAAATCACTCACCACTTGGAGGATTTGGAATTGCTCACAACCATGTTGGAAATGATCTACTCATTATTGAGTAATCAATCTGTCTTTTTGGATCCTTACATCCACTCCTTGATGCCTTCTATTCTAACACTTTTGCTAGCGAAAAGACTTGGCGGTAACGGGTCTAAGAGTGCTACTGAGGATAAAAAATCAGATGAACAAAATAAGAAAGATTTCCTAGAGAAAACAAATGCTGTGCGTGATTTCGCCAGCTCTTTGCTACTTCACgttttaaagaaattccCAAAGGTACACAAATCATTAAAGCCTAGAGTCACTAGAACTCTCTTAAAGACATTTTTGGACATAAACAGATCGTTCGGAACCTACTATGGTTGTATAAGAGGTGTTTCAGTCCTAGGAAACGAAACCATCAGGTTCTTCCTTGGAAATTTACAAAACTGGTCAAAGCttgtatttgaagaatacgATTCGAGTCCATCCGAAAGCGTTAAGAAGGGTAAAAACTTGACTGAGCTCGAAATCAAACTTCTGGCAAATCTAATAGTAACAACGCTAGAAAACTTGAAATCAGACCTCCCATCTTCATACGATTCTAAAGACGAAAtaactgaagaagaaaagacaaGGTTGAAAGAGAGGTGTGGTATTACCGTATCAAACATTatattggaaaaagaagatgccAGGAAGTTATATGATGctattttctttggtgaGCTATGA